A portion of the Permianibacter fluminis genome contains these proteins:
- a CDS encoding patatin-like phospholipase family protein — protein sequence MTQQANRTALVLTGGGARAAYQVGVLKAVSELLPDHKTVPFPIICGTSAGAINASVLACYASRFRIGMRRLEHVWANFHADHIYRSDFLGMSANSLRWMGAVLRGRQRTVPALSLLDNTPLRDLLSKVVPFQEIAPAINAGHLYAVSVTCSGYNSGESVSFFEGHSELETWRRYRRAGARTRLQLQHLMASSAIPLVFPAVKINREYFGDGAVRFLAPISPALHLGASRVMVVGVDPVRDESRGRVVAKNYPTLAEIAGHVLDSVFIDSLDSDLERLQRINNTISKIPADVRAANGINLKPVETLVISPSEDLSALSGKFARELPRTARFFFRRVGISGRAGSTILSYLLFESGYTQELIKLGYEDGMRQRDDILRFFEPVEPG from the coding sequence ATGACGCAACAAGCCAATCGTACAGCCTTGGTGCTCACCGGCGGTGGCGCCCGGGCCGCCTATCAGGTGGGCGTGCTGAAAGCAGTCAGCGAATTGTTGCCCGACCACAAGACCGTTCCGTTTCCGATTATCTGCGGCACCTCGGCCGGTGCCATCAATGCCAGCGTGCTGGCCTGTTACGCCTCCCGGTTTCGGATCGGCATGCGCCGGCTGGAACATGTCTGGGCCAACTTTCACGCCGACCATATCTACCGTTCTGATTTTCTCGGCATGAGCGCCAATTCCTTGCGCTGGATGGGCGCGGTACTGCGCGGCCGGCAGCGAACCGTACCGGCGCTGAGCCTGCTCGACAACACGCCGCTGCGTGATCTGCTCAGCAAGGTGGTGCCGTTTCAGGAGATTGCTCCGGCCATCAACGCCGGCCACTTGTACGCGGTATCGGTCACCTGCTCCGGTTACAACTCCGGCGAGTCGGTCAGCTTCTTTGAAGGCCATTCCGAGTTGGAAACCTGGCGCCGCTATCGCCGCGCCGGCGCCCGCACCCGCCTGCAGCTGCAACACCTGATGGCATCGAGCGCCATTCCGTTGGTCTTTCCGGCAGTCAAAATCAATCGCGAATATTTTGGTGACGGCGCCGTGCGTTTTCTGGCGCCAATCAGCCCGGCCCTGCATCTGGGCGCGAGCCGGGTCATGGTGGTCGGGGTGGACCCGGTGCGCGATGAAAGCCGTGGCCGGGTGGTCGCCAAAAATTATCCGACGCTGGCCGAAATTGCCGGTCATGTGCTCGACAGCGTGTTCATCGATTCGCTCGACAGCGATCTCGAACGGCTGCAGCGGATCAACAACACCATTTCGAAAATTCCGGCCGATGTCCGTGCCGCCAATGGCATCAATCTGAAACCGGTCGAGACGCTGGTGATTTCGCCGAGCGAAGATTTGTCGGCGCTGTCCGGCAAGTTTGCCCGCGAGTTGCCACGCACGGCCCGTTTCTTCTTCCGCCGGGTCGGGATCAGCGGCCGCGCCGGTTCAACCATCCTGTCCTATCTGCTATTCGAATCCGGTTATACCCAGGAGCTGATCAAGCTGGGTTACGAAGACGGCATGCGCCAGCGCGATGACATCCTGCGCTTCTTCGAGCCGGTCGAACCCGGCTGA
- a CDS encoding transglycosylase SLT domain-containing protein yields the protein MAMPLPVLAGQQERPSDEVRAQIKTALTEQHNFSDKYEAQVWLVDMTGRLNKRAPKIPDTERLHVLRRVHAIATEFGLNPQLVLSVIDVESRFDRFAISKAGARGLMQVMPFWREEIGEPTDNLFDIDTNLRYGCAILKIYLAKERERLAPALARYNGSYGQGWYPSRVLDAFYNHWFVVQDRRTVTTAGGHKVSAPLAAGTAAIQTTARQP from the coding sequence ATGGCCATGCCGTTGCCGGTGCTGGCCGGTCAGCAGGAACGTCCGAGCGACGAGGTGCGGGCGCAGATCAAAACCGCGCTGACCGAACAACATAATTTCAGCGACAAATACGAAGCCCAGGTCTGGCTGGTCGACATGACCGGCCGACTCAACAAACGGGCACCAAAAATTCCCGATACCGAACGGCTGCATGTGCTGCGTCGGGTTCATGCCATCGCGACCGAGTTTGGCCTGAACCCGCAATTGGTGCTGTCGGTCATTGATGTCGAGAGCCGCTTTGATCGCTTTGCCATTTCCAAAGCCGGGGCCCGCGGCCTGATGCAGGTGATGCCATTCTGGCGCGAGGAAATCGGCGAACCGACCGACAACCTGTTCGATATCGACACCAACCTGCGCTATGGCTGCGCCATCCTGAAAATTTATCTGGCCAAGGAACGGGAACGCTTGGCGCCGGCGCTGGCGCGTTACAACGGCTCCTATGGCCAGGGCTGGTACCCGAGCCGGGTGCTGGACGCGTTTTACAATCACTGGTTTGTCGTGCAGGACCGCCGCACCGTCACCACCGCCGGAGGTCACAAAGTCAGCGCGCCGCTGGCCGCCGGCACCGCCGCGATACAAACCACCGCACGTCAGCCCTGA
- a CDS encoding proline--tRNA ligase — protein sequence MRLSQYPLCTLRETPNDAELISHQLMLRAGLIRKLASGLYNWLPTGLRVLRKVENIVREEMNKSGAIEVLMPVVQPAELWVESGRWAKFGPELLRIKDRKQGDFLLGPTHEEVITDLVRNEVRSYKQLPLNLYQIQTKFRDEVRPRFGVMRAREFLMKDAYSFHVNDESLKQTYDLMYQTYSAIFRRLGLDFRAVQADTGAIGGNASHEFHVLASSGEDAIAFSSASDYAANVELASALAPTQTRPAATQALTRVHTPNVKSISDVAAFFKVDAKQTVKTMVLLGAATGEGEGRHLVAVCLRGDHELNLIKCAKHPLLGADVELAPDALIKEKLGCEPGSIGPSGLTIPVLVDREAAVLADFISGANDSDYHYTGSNWERDAVIHSVGDFRNVVEGDAAPDGKGTLTIKRGIEVGHIFALGTRYSAAMKATVLDEQGKQVVMPMGCYGIGVSRIVAAAIEQHYDDNGIVWPVALAPWQVVLAPMNLGRSETVRAAADKLYSELQNAGIEVVFDDRNERAGVMFADADLLGIPYRIVIGERGLAEGKVELKSRREKEPQHVALDGVVAQLKTALAP from the coding sequence ATGCGCCTGTCCCAGTACCCGCTTTGCACTCTGCGTGAAACCCCGAACGATGCCGAGCTCATCAGCCACCAGCTGATGCTGCGCGCCGGCCTTATCCGCAAGCTCGCCTCCGGCCTGTACAACTGGCTGCCGACCGGGCTGCGGGTACTGCGCAAGGTAGAGAACATCGTCCGCGAGGAAATGAATAAGTCGGGCGCGATTGAAGTGCTGATGCCGGTGGTGCAACCGGCCGAGCTGTGGGTGGAATCCGGCCGCTGGGCCAAGTTCGGCCCGGAACTGCTGCGGATCAAAGACCGCAAGCAAGGCGACTTCCTGCTCGGCCCGACCCATGAAGAAGTGATCACCGATCTGGTGCGCAACGAAGTGCGCAGCTACAAGCAATTGCCACTGAACCTGTATCAGATCCAGACCAAATTCCGTGACGAAGTGCGGCCGCGTTTTGGCGTCATGCGCGCGCGCGAATTCCTGATGAAGGATGCCTACTCCTTCCACGTCAACGATGAGTCGCTGAAACAGACTTACGATTTGATGTACCAAACCTACTCGGCAATTTTCCGCCGGTTGGGCCTCGACTTCCGCGCCGTGCAGGCCGACACCGGCGCCATTGGCGGCAACGCCTCGCATGAATTCCATGTGCTGGCATCGAGCGGTGAAGATGCGATTGCGTTTTCGTCGGCCAGCGATTACGCCGCCAACGTCGAGCTCGCCAGCGCGCTGGCACCGACGCAAACCCGTCCGGCCGCAACGCAGGCGCTGACCCGCGTGCACACCCCGAACGTCAAATCGATCAGCGACGTGGCAGCGTTCTTCAAGGTCGATGCCAAACAAACCGTGAAAACGATGGTTTTGCTAGGCGCAGCCACCGGCGAAGGCGAAGGCCGCCATCTGGTTGCCGTCTGCCTGCGCGGCGATCACGAACTGAACCTGATCAAATGCGCCAAGCATCCGCTGCTCGGCGCCGATGTCGAGCTGGCACCGGATGCACTGATCAAGGAAAAACTCGGCTGCGAGCCGGGCTCGATTGGTCCCTCCGGACTGACGATTCCGGTCCTGGTCGATCGCGAGGCAGCAGTGCTCGCCGATTTCATCAGCGGCGCCAACGATTCGGATTACCACTACACCGGCAGCAACTGGGAGCGTGACGCCGTCATCCACAGCGTCGGCGATTTCCGCAACGTGGTTGAAGGCGATGCTGCGCCGGATGGCAAAGGCACGCTGACCATCAAGCGCGGGATCGAAGTCGGCCATATCTTCGCGCTGGGCACCCGCTATTCCGCCGCCATGAAAGCGACCGTGCTCGATGAGCAGGGCAAGCAAGTGGTGATGCCGATGGGCTGTTACGGCATTGGTGTCTCGCGCATCGTTGCCGCCGCCATTGAGCAGCACTACGACGATAACGGTATCGTCTGGCCGGTGGCCTTGGCGCCGTGGCAGGTGGTGCTGGCACCGATGAACCTCGGCCGTTCCGAAACCGTGCGCGCGGCCGCGGACAAACTATACTCGGAGCTGCAGAATGCCGGCATCGAGGTGGTGTTTGATGACCGTAACGAACGCGCCGGCGTGATGTTTGCCGACGCCGACCTGCTCGGCATTCCCTACCGTATCGTCATTGGTGAGCGCGGCCTGGCCGAAGGCAAGGTCGAACTGAAGTCCCGTCGTGAGAAAGAGCCCCAGCATGTCGCGCTTGATGGCGTTGTTGCCCAGCTCAAAACCGCACTGGCCCCGTAA
- a CDS encoding FmdB family zinc ribbon protein: MPIYEYRCTSCGHELEKLQKMSDPELTDCPACTTPNLKKLISAAGFQLKGNGWYATDFKGAPKKAAGAETDKPAAAGGCGAPACATACAGGSDSVN, from the coding sequence ATGCCGATTTATGAGTACCGTTGCACCAGCTGTGGCCACGAACTGGAAAAGCTGCAGAAAATGTCGGATCCGGAACTGACCGATTGCCCGGCCTGCACCACGCCGAACCTGAAGAAGCTGATTTCGGCAGCAGGATTCCAGCTCAAAGGCAATGGCTGGTACGCCACCGACTTCAAGGGCGCGCCGAAAAAGGCCGCCGGCGCCGAAACGGACAAGCCGGCAGCGGCCGGCGGTTGCGGTGCGCCTGCCTGCGCAACGGCCTGTGCGGGCGGTAGCGACAGCGTCAACTGA
- the gltB gene encoding glutamate synthase large subunit — translation MQLDNVGSDQRYTPHQQPLYQPLYNPRDERDNCGFGLIADMAGKASHELLATALTALANLSHRGAIGADGKTGDGCGILMALPDAFFRQHAAQAHLHLTPQFAVGMVFLPTEAEAAKRCRDELTKQLRQELLTVAGWREVPTDPSVLGQIALGSLPRIEQVLVNSPAGWSKHDLERRLYMARRRSEKALAEHKAFYVCSLSGLVIVYKALAMPVDLTTFYPDLKNPRLTTTIALFHQRFSTNTTPQWRLAQPFRFLAHNGEINTISGNRAWARARGAKFVTPLIPDLQTAAPFVSEDGSDSMSLDNMLEVCLAGGMDIYRALRLLVPPAWENRDDMDPDLRAFYEFNAGHMEPWDGPAGIVMTTGRHVACTLDRNGLRPARYVITDNGWLTLSSEVGVWDYSPESVIEKGRVGPGEMLALDTETGELWRSGAIDLLLKERHPYRHWLEHNSHAVKIPDEDRFGEPAFQSQQLKRWQKLFGISREERESVLRVLAEQGQEAVGSMGDDTPLAVLSQQSRSIFDYFRQQFAQVTNPPIDPLRESYVMTLNTRLGSEHNVFCEATGEAQRYVLQSPILSHGVFRFLTSATRAKGRVLSLTATLDESLDAALDRLVTTAVDAVRSGTVMLVLSDREQHAEFYPIPAVLACGAIHQRLIADGLRVDANLIVETASARDPHQFAVLIGCGATTVYPWLAYAVISDLAESDQAGSSHREAALTKYRKGIEKGLLKILSKMGISAIQSYRGAQLFEAIGLHAEIVERCFPEVACRIQGATFADLKDDLLRLHKQAWDERVSLNAGGLLKYQHGGEYHAWSPEVVQTLQQAVSSGDEEAYQRYAALVNQRPVAMLRDLLQLREDIVNAPVDPQALSTVQNESSILRQFDSAGMSIGALSPEAHETLATAMNRLGGRSNSGEGGEDPKRYGTERVSKIKQIASGRFGVTPAYLMSAEVLQIKIAQGAKPGEGGQLPGDKVSAEIAALRHATPGITLISPPPHHDIYSIEDLAQLIFDLKSINPKALVSVKLVAEAGIGTIACGVVKCGADLITISGYDGGTGASPLTSVKYAGGPWELGLAEVQQALVANGLRDRVVLQVDGGFKTGLDVVKAAILGADSFGFGTAPMIAMGCKYLRICHLNNCATGVATQNLTLRKQHFVGTAEKVMNFFRFVATDTRQWLVRMGASDLKSLQGRTDLLKIVVGQTDKQQHLDMRPVLAKIESPVYYPKPERPPFAPESLDLNAQIISELKPLLDGSEPIRRHYRIRNRDRSVSAALAGELASRYGDAGSPLPIALQFRGNAGQSFGVWNAAGVELHLIGDANDYVGKGMAGGRLILQPPDNSRFIAEQTPIMGNTCLYGATGGELFARGRAGERFAVRNSGAVAVIEGCGAHGCEYMTGGVVVVLGRAGKNFAAGMSGGLAFVLDQDGDFNRRVNAELVEVIPLAEVHMPGFSQYLRGLLETHAKYTGSRIGAALAREFGSAVRQFKVVKPRQFALHTLLPAQSNKVKLEVVA, via the coding sequence ATGCAGCTCGACAACGTCGGTAGCGACCAGCGCTACACCCCCCACCAGCAGCCGCTTTACCAGCCGCTCTATAACCCGCGTGACGAACGCGATAACTGTGGCTTCGGCCTGATCGCCGACATGGCCGGCAAAGCCAGCCATGAACTGCTCGCGACCGCGCTGACCGCGCTCGCCAATCTTTCTCACCGTGGCGCTATCGGTGCTGACGGCAAGACCGGCGACGGCTGCGGCATTCTGATGGCGCTGCCGGATGCTTTTTTTCGCCAGCACGCCGCTCAGGCACATCTGCATCTGACCCCGCAATTCGCGGTCGGCATGGTTTTTCTGCCGACCGAGGCCGAAGCAGCCAAGCGCTGCCGTGACGAGCTGACCAAACAGCTGCGTCAGGAGCTGCTGACGGTCGCCGGCTGGCGCGAAGTGCCAACCGATCCGTCGGTGCTCGGTCAGATCGCGCTCGGCAGTCTGCCGCGGATCGAGCAGGTGCTGGTCAACAGCCCGGCCGGTTGGAGCAAGCACGATCTGGAGCGGCGTTTGTACATGGCGCGCCGGCGCAGCGAAAAAGCCTTGGCCGAGCACAAGGCGTTTTACGTCTGCTCGCTGTCGGGTCTGGTCATTGTGTACAAAGCGCTGGCGATGCCGGTCGACCTGACCACCTTCTACCCGGATCTGAAAAATCCGCGACTGACCACCACCATTGCGCTGTTTCACCAGCGGTTTTCCACCAACACCACGCCGCAATGGCGGCTGGCCCAACCGTTCCGGTTTCTCGCCCACAACGGCGAGATCAATACCATCTCCGGCAACCGCGCCTGGGCGCGCGCGCGCGGCGCGAAATTTGTCACGCCACTGATTCCGGATTTGCAGACCGCCGCGCCGTTTGTCTCGGAAGACGGTTCCGACTCCATGTCGCTCGACAACATGCTCGAGGTCTGCCTCGCCGGCGGCATGGACATTTATCGCGCGCTGCGTTTGCTGGTGCCGCCGGCCTGGGAAAACCGCGATGACATGGATCCGGACCTGCGGGCGTTCTACGAATTCAACGCCGGCCACATGGAGCCCTGGGATGGCCCGGCCGGCATCGTGATGACCACCGGCCGACATGTCGCCTGCACGCTCGATCGCAACGGTTTGCGGCCGGCGCGTTACGTGATCACCGACAACGGTTGGTTGACGCTGTCATCGGAAGTCGGCGTCTGGGATTACTCGCCGGAAAGCGTCATCGAAAAAGGTCGGGTCGGCCCCGGCGAAATGCTGGCGCTCGATACCGAAACCGGCGAGCTGTGGCGCTCGGGCGCCATTGATCTGTTGCTGAAAGAGCGGCATCCGTACCGGCACTGGCTGGAACACAACAGCCACGCCGTCAAAATCCCGGATGAAGATCGTTTTGGAGAACCGGCGTTTCAATCTCAGCAATTGAAGCGCTGGCAAAAACTGTTCGGCATCAGCCGCGAAGAACGCGAAAGCGTGCTGCGGGTGCTGGCCGAGCAGGGCCAGGAAGCAGTCGGCTCGATGGGTGACGACACCCCGCTGGCGGTGTTGTCACAGCAATCGCGCTCCATCTTCGACTACTTCCGTCAGCAGTTTGCCCAAGTGACCAATCCGCCGATTGATCCGCTGCGCGAAAGTTATGTCATGACGCTGAACACCCGACTCGGCTCCGAGCACAACGTGTTCTGCGAAGCCACCGGCGAAGCGCAGCGCTATGTGCTGCAGTCACCGATTCTGTCGCACGGCGTGTTTCGTTTTCTGACCAGCGCTACTCGCGCCAAAGGCCGGGTGCTGTCGTTGACCGCAACGCTGGATGAGTCGCTCGACGCGGCGCTCGACCGGTTGGTCACCACCGCCGTGGACGCGGTGCGCAGCGGCACCGTGATGCTGGTGCTGTCGGATCGCGAGCAGCATGCCGAGTTCTATCCGATTCCGGCGGTGCTCGCCTGCGGCGCCATCCACCAGCGGCTGATCGCCGATGGTCTGCGCGTCGATGCCAACCTGATTGTCGAAACCGCCAGCGCACGTGATCCACATCAGTTCGCGGTGCTGATTGGCTGCGGCGCAACCACGGTCTACCCGTGGCTCGCTTACGCCGTCATTTCCGATCTGGCGGAATCCGATCAGGCCGGGTCTTCTCACCGTGAAGCGGCATTGACCAAATACCGCAAAGGCATCGAGAAGGGCTTGCTGAAAATCCTGTCCAAGATGGGCATCAGCGCCATTCAAAGCTATCGCGGTGCCCAGCTGTTTGAAGCAATCGGTTTGCATGCAGAAATCGTCGAGCGCTGCTTCCCGGAAGTTGCCTGCCGGATTCAGGGGGCTACCTTCGCCGATCTGAAAGACGATCTGCTGCGTCTGCACAAGCAAGCCTGGGACGAACGGGTGTCGTTGAATGCCGGCGGTTTGCTGAAGTACCAACACGGCGGCGAATACCACGCCTGGTCGCCAGAGGTGGTGCAGACGCTGCAGCAAGCAGTCAGCAGCGGTGATGAAGAAGCCTATCAGCGTTATGCCGCGCTGGTGAACCAGCGGCCGGTCGCGATGCTGCGGGATTTGTTGCAACTGCGCGAGGACATTGTCAACGCGCCGGTTGATCCGCAAGCGCTTAGCACCGTGCAGAACGAGAGCAGCATCCTGCGCCAGTTCGATTCGGCCGGCATGTCGATTGGCGCGCTTTCACCCGAGGCGCACGAGACGCTGGCCACTGCAATGAACCGGCTCGGCGGCCGTTCTAATTCTGGTGAAGGGGGCGAAGATCCGAAGCGTTACGGCACCGAGCGGGTGTCCAAAATCAAGCAGATCGCCTCGGGCCGTTTTGGCGTGACGCCGGCGTATCTGATGAGCGCTGAGGTGCTGCAGATCAAAATCGCCCAGGGCGCCAAGCCGGGCGAGGGCGGTCAGTTGCCGGGCGATAAAGTCAGTGCCGAAATCGCTGCGCTGCGTCACGCCACGCCAGGTATTACCCTGATCTCGCCGCCGCCGCATCACGACATCTATTCCATTGAAGATTTGGCCCAGCTGATTTTCGATTTGAAATCGATCAATCCGAAAGCACTGGTGTCGGTGAAGTTGGTTGCCGAAGCCGGTATCGGCACCATCGCCTGCGGCGTGGTCAAGTGCGGCGCTGATCTCATCACCATCTCCGGCTACGACGGCGGCACCGGCGCTTCGCCGCTGACCTCGGTCAAATACGCTGGCGGTCCGTGGGAACTGGGGCTGGCCGAAGTGCAACAGGCGCTGGTTGCCAACGGTTTGCGTGATCGGGTGGTGCTGCAGGTCGATGGCGGTTTCAAGACCGGGCTCGATGTGGTCAAGGCGGCGATACTCGGTGCCGACAGTTTTGGTTTTGGCACTGCACCGATGATCGCCATGGGCTGCAAATACCTGCGCATCTGCCATCTGAACAATTGCGCTACCGGTGTGGCCACGCAAAACCTGACGCTGCGCAAACAGCACTTTGTCGGCACCGCCGAGAAAGTGATGAATTTCTTTCGCTTTGTCGCCACTGATACCCGGCAATGGCTGGTACGGATGGGCGCCAGCGATTTGAAATCGCTGCAAGGCCGCACCGATCTGCTCAAGATTGTCGTTGGCCAAACCGACAAGCAGCAGCATCTGGACATGCGGCCGGTGCTGGCGAAAATCGAATCGCCGGTTTACTACCCGAAGCCGGAGCGGCCGCCATTTGCGCCGGAGTCGCTGGATTTGAATGCCCAGATCATCAGCGAGCTGAAACCGCTGCTGGACGGCTCCGAACCGATCCGCCGCCATTACCGCATCCGCAATCGCGATCGCAGTGTCAGCGCCGCGCTCGCCGGCGAACTGGCCAGCCGTTACGGCGATGCCGGCTCACCGTTGCCGATTGCCCTGCAATTTCGCGGCAATGCCGGCCAGAGCTTTGGCGTCTGGAACGCCGCGGGTGTGGAGTTGCATCTGATCGGCGATGCCAACGATTACGTCGGCAAGGGCATGGCCGGTGGCCGCTTGATTTTGCAGCCGCCGGATAACAGCCGTTTCATTGCCGAACAAACGCCGATCATGGGCAACACCTGCTTGTATGGTGCTACAGGCGGCGAACTGTTTGCCCGTGGTCGTGCCGGTGAGCGCTTTGCCGTGCGTAACTCCGGCGCGGTTGCCGTGATCGAAGGCTGCGGCGCCCACGGTTGTGAATACATGACCGGCGGCGTGGTGGTCGTACTCGGCCGCGCGGGCAAAAACTTTGCTGCTGGCATGAGTGGTGGTCTGGCGTTTGTGCTGGATCAGGACGGTGACTTCAACCGCCGGGTCAATGCCGAACTGGTTGAAGTGATCCCGCTGGCGGAAGTGCATATGCCGGGCTTCTCGCAATACCTGCGCGGCCTGCTGGAAACGCACGCCAAGTACACCGGCAGCCGCATCGGCGCTGCGCTGGCGCGCGAATTCGGTAGCGCTGTGCGGCAATTCAAAGTGGTCAAGCCGCGGCAGTTTGCCTTGCATACCCTGCTGCCGGCACAGAGCAATAAAGTGAAACTGGAGGTGGTGGCATGA
- a CDS encoding FAD-dependent oxidoreductase, producing MSVLDFLESPRTEPGKLPLLERQNGFREIYRAFVNEEAVQQSTRCLSCGNPYCSWKCPVHNDIPGWLDLAAKGRIWEAAELAHETNSLPEICGRVCPQDRLCEGACTLNTGFGAVTIGSMEKWIVDNAFAQGWRPDLSHVRKTGKRVAIVGSGPAGLSCADVLARHGVEAVVFDKQDEIGGLLMFGIPEFKLEKRVVRQRREIFESMGIRFELGCEIGRDVAIEKLLLDFDAVFLGLGTYKSVSGGFPGEHSAEVHAALDYLIGNIRHHHQLAAQDKGFIDLRGQHVLVLGGGDTAMDCVRTAVRQGAAQVSCVYRRDEASMPGSRKEVANAKEEGVQFLWNRQPQAILTDASGKARGVEVKVADTGAVEALQADAVIIAFGYQPNPPDWLRPLGVQLDGKGRVQVASQLPFQTANAKVFAGGDMVRGADLVVNAVAEGRSAAKSIVQMLGV from the coding sequence ATGAGTGTGCTCGACTTTCTGGAGAGCCCGCGCACCGAGCCGGGCAAGCTGCCGTTGCTGGAGCGGCAAAACGGTTTTCGCGAAATTTATCGCGCATTTGTCAACGAAGAAGCGGTACAGCAATCGACCCGTTGCCTGTCTTGCGGCAATCCGTATTGCTCGTGGAAATGCCCGGTCCATAACGACATTCCCGGCTGGCTTGATCTGGCGGCCAAAGGCCGTATCTGGGAAGCGGCCGAGCTCGCTCACGAAACCAATTCGCTGCCGGAAATCTGTGGCCGGGTCTGCCCGCAAGATCGCTTGTGTGAAGGCGCCTGCACACTGAACACCGGCTTCGGTGCGGTGACCATCGGCTCAATGGAAAAATGGATTGTCGATAACGCCTTTGCCCAAGGGTGGCGGCCGGATCTGTCGCATGTTCGCAAGACTGGCAAGCGTGTCGCGATTGTCGGTTCCGGCCCGGCTGGCTTGTCCTGTGCTGATGTGCTGGCCCGTCATGGCGTGGAAGCGGTGGTGTTTGACAAGCAGGACGAGATCGGCGGCCTGCTGATGTTCGGCATTCCGGAATTCAAGCTGGAAAAGCGCGTGGTGCGCCAGCGCCGTGAAATTTTCGAAAGCATGGGCATCCGTTTTGAGCTCGGCTGCGAGATTGGTCGCGATGTTGCCATCGAGAAACTGTTGCTGGATTTTGATGCAGTGTTTTTGGGGCTCGGCACCTACAAGTCCGTCAGCGGAGGTTTTCCCGGCGAGCATTCTGCTGAGGTGCATGCGGCGCTGGATTATCTGATTGGCAATATCCGCCATCATCATCAGCTTGCCGCGCAGGACAAAGGCTTTATCGATTTGCGCGGCCAGCACGTGCTGGTGCTTGGCGGCGGTGACACTGCGATGGACTGCGTGCGTACGGCCGTTCGCCAAGGCGCTGCGCAAGTGAGCTGCGTTTACCGCCGCGATGAAGCCAGCATGCCGGGCTCGCGCAAGGAAGTGGCCAACGCGAAAGAAGAGGGCGTGCAGTTTCTATGGAACCGGCAACCGCAAGCCATTCTGACCGATGCCAGTGGCAAGGCCCGCGGCGTCGAAGTGAAAGTGGCGGACACCGGTGCGGTCGAAGCGCTGCAGGCCGACGCCGTGATCATCGCCTTTGGTTACCAGCCAAACCCGCCGGATTGGCTGCGCCCGCTCGGTGTGCAACTGGACGGCAAAGGTCGGGTGCAAGTTGCCAGCCAGCTGCCGTTCCAGACCGCCAACGCGAAAGTATTCGCCGGCGGTGATATGGTGCGCGGCGCCGATCTGGTGGTGAATGCGGTGGCCGAAGGTCGGTCTGCAGCGAAGAGTATTGTTCAGATGCTGGGTGTGTAG
- a CDS encoding UDP-2,3-diacylglucosamine diphosphatase, translating to MTTYLISDLHLCEEATDSTALFFRFMHEKASKAQALYVLGDLFEAWVGDDDDDAFNAKVMATFRAFADHGGKLAFVHGNRDFLLGEGFADSCGGRLLADETVVELAGQRTLLLHGDQLCSDDMDYQHFREMVRSPAWRQAFLAKPLAERKAIAADLRRKSHDSQQNKAEYITDVNPQTLELHMARHDVWHCIHGHTHRPAVHGFTLRGKAAERIVLGDWHHSAKIVKCDVEMELVTLV from the coding sequence ATGACGACCTACCTGATCTCCGACTTGCACCTGTGTGAAGAAGCCACCGACTCGACGGCCCTTTTCTTCCGCTTCATGCACGAGAAAGCCAGCAAGGCGCAGGCCTTGTATGTGCTGGGCGACTTGTTTGAAGCCTGGGTTGGCGATGATGATGACGACGCCTTCAACGCCAAGGTGATGGCCACTTTCCGCGCTTTTGCCGATCACGGTGGCAAACTCGCGTTTGTCCATGGCAACCGCGACTTCCTGCTCGGCGAAGGCTTTGCCGACAGCTGCGGCGGCCGTTTGCTGGCTGATGAAACCGTCGTTGAACTCGCCGGCCAACGTACCCTGCTGCTGCACGGCGACCAGCTCTGCAGCGATGACATGGACTACCAGCATTTTCGCGAAATGGTCCGCTCACCGGCCTGGCGGCAGGCTTTTCTCGCCAAACCGCTGGCCGAACGCAAAGCCATCGCCGCCGATCTGCGCCGCAAGAGCCACGACAGCCAGCAAAACAAAGCCGAATACATCACCGACGTGAACCCGCAAACGCTGGAACTGCACATGGCCCGGCACGATGTCTGGCACTGCATACACGGCCACACCCACCGGCCGGCGGTCCATGGCTTTACCCTGCGCGGCAAAGCGGCGGAGCGGATTGTTTTGGGCGACTGGCATCACAGTGCGAAGATTGTGAAGTGTGATGTGGAAATGGAGTTGGTTACGTTGGTTTGA
- the ppiB gene encoding peptidylprolyl isomerase B yields MVTLHTNHGDITLELFADKAPITVANFLDYCRSGHYNNTIFHRVINGFMIQGGGFEPGMNQKSTKATIKNEANNGVSNKTGTIAMARTSEPHSASAQFFINVKDNDFLDFKSESVQGWGYCVFGQVKDGMDVVNKIKTVATGRSGGHSDVPVDDVVIEKVTVTE; encoded by the coding sequence ATGGTCACGCTGCACACCAATCACGGCGACATTACCCTCGAACTGTTCGCCGACAAGGCCCCGATCACGGTCGCCAATTTCCTCGACTACTGCCGCTCGGGCCATTACAACAACACCATTTTCCATCGCGTCATCAACGGCTTCATGATCCAGGGCGGCGGCTTTGAGCCGGGCATGAACCAGAAATCGACCAAGGCCACCATCAAGAACGAAGCCAACAACGGCGTCTCGAACAAGACCGGCACCATCGCCATGGCCCGCACCAGCGAACCGCACTCGGCCTCGGCGCAGTTCTTCATCAACGTCAAAGACAACGACTTCCTCGATTTCAAATCGGAATCGGTGCAAGGCTGGGGCTACTGCGTATTCGGTCAGGTCAAGGACGGCATGGACGTGGTCAACAAGATCAAGACTGTCGCCACCGGCCGCAGCGGTGGTCACTCGGATGTGCCGGTTGACGATGTGGTGATTGAAAAGGTCACTGTCACTGAATAA